The following proteins are co-located in the Pseudomonas fluorescens genome:
- a CDS encoding extensin-like domain-containing protein encodes MRFFKVLGALLVLAGVFALGVWRGWVPLPNEWNPWAPLDVRTRPNLLTRFKLGRLQDDPALCEQVLKTSGLRVSHQADSPADAACPLRNILRVQGADVALSSSFLASCPLAVAFALFERHSLQPAAQAVFGQAVTRVDHLGSFACRNVYNRAEGRLSQHASANALDIAGFRLADGRSISVLKDWPGAGDGARFLRQVREAACADFNVVLSPDYNAAHRNHFHLDMGPWWVCR; translated from the coding sequence GTGCGTTTTTTTAAAGTGCTCGGTGCGCTGCTGGTGCTGGCCGGGGTGTTTGCCTTGGGTGTGTGGCGAGGCTGGGTGCCGTTGCCCAATGAATGGAACCCCTGGGCGCCGCTGGATGTGCGCACCCGCCCGAACCTGTTGACGCGCTTCAAACTCGGGCGGCTGCAGGATGATCCGGCGCTGTGCGAGCAGGTGCTGAAAACCTCTGGTTTACGCGTCAGCCATCAGGCAGACAGTCCGGCTGACGCCGCGTGCCCATTGCGCAACATCTTGCGCGTGCAAGGCGCCGACGTGGCCTTGAGCAGCAGCTTTCTTGCCAGTTGCCCACTGGCCGTAGCGTTTGCCTTGTTCGAGCGCCATAGCCTGCAACCGGCCGCCCAGGCGGTATTTGGCCAGGCGGTGACGCGGGTCGATCACTTGGGCAGCTTTGCCTGTCGCAACGTGTATAACCGCGCGGAAGGGCGGCTCAGTCAACACGCATCGGCGAACGCCCTGGACATTGCCGGCTTCCGCCTGGCGGATGGGCGCAGCATCAGTGTGCTCAAGGACTGGCCGGGAGCAGGCGATGGCGCGCGGTTTTTGCGGCAGGTGCGAGAGGCAGCCTGCGCGGATTTCAACGTGGTGTTGAGCCCGGACTACAACGCGGCCCATCGTAATCACTTCCATCTGGACATGGGGCCCTGGTGGGTGTGCCGCTGA